The nucleotide sequence TACTGTAGTTGGCAACAAAAATGCCTATCATTTTAGCGGCGGTTTGTGACCACCACTAAATAACACATACGTAAAATGGCATATGTTTTGCAGCGGTTAAAAACCGCcgccaaattcatttttccattttttttattattttgcctcttttactttttttactttaatttattagaaagtaattaaaataaaaaaatttaatcaaataaaaaaataaaatgccaTAAAgaacataatatatataataaatttgtcATAAGTGCatcattttttataaattaaaatgaactaatgtcagaaaaaataaatattaaatactaaaacaaattaaattcaaTAGTATATATTTCACGGGACTCAAACTCATTATTTTTGTTGCAGGTCTGATTGCCACAAGAAGATGACCTTATGCGCGATGAAGTCGGTGTACTCCCCAAAAAATCCAGTTCTACTGCAACCTCAGATGAAAAATTGTCTCTTTGCTGTTGGATTAGAtatcttaaaaaattttttatcgTCTGTTTCTTCACTTTCTCTTCTGCTGCCTCGACCTTTAATTCTGCAATTGTCTTTTGATACTTTTTAATTTGCACACCAAAATCTGACGGTTGTGCAatattgttataaaaaatttgGGTGGAACATGGTCCAACACCTAAAACACGAACTCGTCTTAAATACTCTTTCTAATAACTTGTGCAAGCGAATTATTTTGTGAAAGTTGTTTGGAGAATTCATCTTGTCTCAAAATATATTCATTGAGTTTGAATGCTTTTTTTGAGATCTTTACGGTGTATTGTACCTTATTAAAAATCAAACAATTACAACTTTTGAAATGGGNNNNNNNNNNNNNAatgggttttttttattttaataaataaattaattataataattatgaaaataaataatttaaaaaatatttaccaaaataaatacttctctcttatctcgtttacactgtaaacgagataattttgcatgtgtaacaccctaacttcaGCACATCATGATGGTACCAAAAGTgaggcgttactgacctgttttccgtatttactatttaatactgAGCCTTTAATTCGATTTtgtgtttcaatttttaagaaaaagtcGAAAAgttttgtttctattaattaaaatcatatatcaaagatctCCAAGCAATACTAGTCACATAGTTAGTAAGAATAATAAATATCatacaaaagaattcaaatgaaACTCAGATACAACTTCTATCCCTCTGTATCAAATAAAATTTTAACTAACAAAGGCGAGAGAATTTTAGGAAAGCGAGtcaacacataaacttaactcaGATAAGACTAATAATCACCcacagcttcaaactgagtcttcgaacctatgTCATTAAAAGGGTAGAAGATTTTGGAGTGAGAATAAACCACgcattctcagtagggaatgaaaATATCGTAagagtaatgaaataaaatacaaataattaactttactcaataaaactatatttttatcaaaccttttgaaaatactttttactAGTTAAGACAAACACTAATAGCACAGGAAACAtatcaacacacaaacaagtagcaataagacaaacagcacaatcacagagagacaagataagcaaacacaatcaaatgcaaatgtgcaaataATGAtaatgcatgtctagtcctatcacAGGTAATGAGTTCATTTGTCGGTTTTGACCCGCACCCGATGCAATCCGACTCGCAAGTTAGATAAGGCATTCCAGTGGCATAACCTCTacaagtttctacttcttgcaggcgctgattctctagctgaagtatgccgaacatgacctctgcaagtacttacaggcgctgattctccagctgaagcatgtgccacttTCTCCTGGAAGACATTTCATACACACGGACATccccgcacaatcattcacacataaagcccacgacctccagtgagcgttacgtatcACCGTCCTCACTGAGCCGTCTCTATTGTGtcaagtgagcgttacgtatcgctATCCTCACTAGACACTTCGCACTAAGGCCCAACAACACttaatatcttttcaatcactgCTCTCTGCTCTTCTATGACAGAGGTCCCTTTACTTAATAAACCGAATTCaagtcatttttatttaaaacaaaCGCCTCTTTTTATAACCTTTTCAAGCCTCCGAAACCACTTTACTTACAACAAgttcttctttcatacaaaaaccagCTCTTTCTTAACCATGATTTTTCCAACCCAACTTCAAAACCATTTCAGATTTAAACCTCTTTAAAAGAATCATTTATTAAATAAATATCACGGCAGGGTCTCGAGACCTTAGGGAGGACGgcaatcaaactcaaaacataaagtctttcttaataaatcaaacccaAACGtaaatctttttttaataaatcaaaagccaaataatacaatttctcaagtCCAACATTTTTCTAAATATTTCAAATAAAGTCTTAAGTTTCATAATAAAATTTCGACAACATCtctcctaaaactcggactttgccactcTTTTCGAGTCCCAACCGAACCATTCTCAATCTCTTTTCAAACATTTCCAAAATCagaaatcattttcaaatctcaGTTCAATACCAACAAATCAAACCGACTTTCCAACTCAACAATCAAAATTCTCAGCATTCCTAAACAATCAACAAATCAAATACATATTCATCACATTCAGTCACAAATGCAATTCAAAATTATCATTCAGTCattccaaacaatcataaattatttacAAATATCCACTAGATTTCTatggcattcataaattaaaacaattaattttAACCTGAAATCTCCTACCTTCGTACGAAATCAAAATCAACGAAAACTTTGGAAAAGCTTTTTGACCGAGCTGCTGAAAAAGAAAACGTCAGAagtcgtctgtgcctcctagaactccaattggccgaatTAAAGGGGAAGAGAAACTACGTCACCATCAATTTTTACCGGATAAAAATTACGCTAACGTATAGAAAAAAATGATACGAATATTTTTATCAGATTAGATTTTTAATTGGAGTTACAGATCTAAATAAATCGAAATCGAAAGTTTCGAGGTTTCACGATTTCCTCTCTCTCCCCACGgtcatttttctctctttcttttctttcaataTTGTTTGGGTTCCAAAAGGAAAGAATGAATATTAGATGGTGAAGAATAATGAATACTGACAAGGTGTCCAATTATTAAGTAAAGGACCATTTAactattatatatgtatttatgcATGGCAGCCACGTTTGGCTTTCTtaatgtttctttctttctttatatatatatatctcttgTCATATATACTATCATTATTATATTACTCAATTATATGATCATATATGGAAGTTTTTAGTGCCAGCTCACGACAAAAGAATTTAatacatgtattttttttaaatttaaaaataataaaaaatattaataatatcaataatccaaaTTTTTAGCATGCAAATCGTACATAAAAAGGTTGATAGAAAAGATTAAAATGAATATGTTTGATCAATTAATACTAAAAAAAAGTACATAAAAgattttagattaaattatgatccaattggattgatttaaatttgaaaaataaaaataatcgtTTGCCAGTTAGTAGGAGAGGTTGACGGAAATAGTGAGAACAGAATTGAAACGGTTATCTCCGATCGTGGAAGATAACGTGAGAGATAAACATGTTAACACGTTTACGTGGAAGCACGTTTTCTAACTACCCACTATTAATCCTATTGCTTCTAACcgacaaattttttaaattttgcatattcaaattatatatagaaaaagtctaggggccagcaactttgttaaattttggccagcatgtaaccagcaaagaaaaatgagacattggatgaaatctcacaccaatctcacaccattaaaatcatcattgatggctatttgatgactacaaatcacaaaagttactatcccctagcattcctcttatatatattttaaattttgtttgttgCAGAGGAGTacataaaaaaactaaaatttaagacaaacaataataatgtaaagaaaaataaacaatacTAATAAGAAAAAGTTACATATAAATTGGTCCAATATATGCTTCTTGATTAGCGTGTCAAATCCATTACATATTATTAGAAATTtctataataaaaactaactgcAATTATCTTGAAAGATAGATGATTATAATAATATAAAGTGATGCCTGTAAGTACATAAGATGTAAGGAATGTTATCCATGATATGATAATCTGGTGAGAGATGTGATGGGAGAGACTTTATTATGTGTATTTAACTTTTATAAACTTTTAAAAGTAGTGTGGTGGATGATTTTGTCAAGGAATTGTTGCAACTATTGGACAAAGATTTCACAACAAAatgattctttttcattttttcaaaaTACTAGTCTCTTCTCTTATCATCCGTccagaaataaaataaagatgatgCTTTTTGGATATATAATTTTCTAGAGCTAGGTACCAAGGTTTGAAATTGAAAGTGAAAAAAGTGTTAAAGTGGTGTGACATGCACCACCAACTCTAAGTTACTCTTCACCATACAAAGATTAATTTGAATGATGATAGCTGTAGGACTTCAAATCAAATCCCTTTCTCCAAGTTGAAAGCCAAGGCTAAACTACCCAAGTTGGTTCCAAGAAAGGGGTTAGATTCAAATAATTTAATACTACTTTTGATATGCTCCTCAATCACAAGCAATAATATGCAGTTTGTGTGTCTATGTGTTTGTTGGGACAAAAATGGGTTTTTCTCGACAACAGAGCATTTCGACTATAGAAGCagaaatgggcaagctgaagatAGAAAAAATAGTACAAAAGCGTCGAAATTGAAAGGTAGTTATTGGCTTTTCTTGATTGACAAGACTTGTTACTTGACCCTCAAACTGGACTAAAACTCCAAAGTGGTCCCAAATTGGGCGAGTTACCCATACTTGTCCTTGACTTTTAAAATTCCCTAAAATCATCCCTGACATTTTGCTCCGGGACCCATAGTTGCCCTACAACCCTTTCCGGCGCCAAGTCAGCAAATGGAGGGATGATCTGGCACCTCCAATGCCACGCTGGAGCCAAGTGAAACGACGCAGTATCAATTTGGCGCCCAATGTAAAAGTAAACGACGTCGTTCCTAAGTTGGAGCCCTTGAAAACGGTTTGCCTTCAGCATATTTGTTTGAACACTCTCACACTTCGTCTCCTCTCCTCCACGCTCAGTCTTCGTCTTCCCATTCTCTCATCAATGGCAGCGACTTAGCCTCGTCTTCCCCGTCTCCTCTACTGTCACACTTCGTTTGAATAGTTTGCTGTTTCTTTGGAGGCAAGTGGTTTCTCTGTCTTATGCATCGTTGAAGGTATGTGTTGGTtgaaataatttttgaatttatttcatGAATCAATATATGATGAAGGTGTATGATTGCCTTGTTACTGTGTTGAGTTGTCCTAGAGTTTCATGGCTGCATTACCTTAATGGATTGTATTTAAGGATTTTTGTTAGGGCAAAGGGTTTGGTATATATATGCTCTATTTTTTTGGCAATGAAACAGAGATTTTTTCAATAGTAGGTTAATGCATGTTGGTGACTGTGATATTAATGTATAGGATTTTAATATGATGTTGAAGTCCTCTGGGATGATTGTGTGAGATTTAATGGTTTTGATTTGTTGTTGCAGATGGATGTGTTGTTGGATATAATGTTTCATCATGGAGGAAACTTTGAGAAAGATGATGAAGGAAATTTGAGATATACCCCTGATAACTTAACATGCCTAGGTGATCTGGATGAGGATACCTTGGACGTTTTCTTCATAAGGAATTATTACAAGGAGTTAGGCTATGACAAGATCCTTCATTGTTGGTGGCTAGTTCCCGGGAGGACGTTAGAAGCTGGATTAAGGAATCTAAACAGTGACAACGAGCTTAGGGAGATGTGTTTCCTTGCTCACAAGAATAATGGATTGGTGGATGTGTATTTTGAGCATGGGGTGTCAAACTTCAGATTATTTACAAGATGAGGAGGAAAAGGCTGGCATGGATGCAAAAGAAGAAGGTGCTATGGTCACTCCTAATGACAAAATGAGGAACCCCAGCAGTGAATCCCCCCAAGACAAGGCAACGCCTGTCAACACTATTGACATTCCGAACCCTCCAATTAATCTGACTCCTCCTAGTAATCCAACACCTCCAACTATGCCAGAATCTGTCACGAATCCAAAACCTCCAAAACCTCCTAGTAATACGAAGCCTATTCTCCCTAAAAGTGTGTCAACAGCAACATCCAACTCCACACTAAAATCCACCTTCAAGAAGAAAACGACAACAACCACCCCTAATTTTAGGCCTTGTACGAGGAGTGTTGCTAAGGGAAAGGCGGTGTTGCAAGCACGACAGGAGGGAGGTGATGCACTATCCTCTGATTCATATGATAGTGACGAAGATAGTTTGTATAAGCCAAGGATCGAAGATAGTTCTTcgtctgatgatgatgattatgataatGATGTTTGTAAGGCTAAGACTGTTAAAAAAGACATCAAATTTAAACATGCTCCTGCTGCTGCGTTTGCTAAGGATAAAGAGCAAGTTACTATTGAGGATGATGCATTTGTTGAGGAGGTCTCAGATGGGGATGTGGACCTATGCTTTGTGGGTGGAACAGGGGATGAtgcatataatgcatatgatccAGGGGCTGACTCAGACGGGGCAAATTCATGGCATTCTGAAGAAATGAAGACTCCCCCCAATTCAGAGGATGAGGGGGCAGATGAGGAGTCCGAAGATTTTTGTCCTGTGTTCAGAGAAGGTATAAGGTTTGGAGAACTGCAACTGGAAGTTGGCATAAAATTCAACACAAAATGGGACTTTAAGGAGGCTGTTAGGGAGTTCACAACCCAAGAGGGTAGACAGATTAGGTTCAGGAAGAATGACAACGTGAGGATGAGGGCTACATGTCAGGTGAAAGGATGTCCATGGGTGGTGAATGCATCAAGAAATCATGAAGATACTTGTTGGCAAATAAAGACATTCCTTAATGATCATACATGCCCAAGGGAAGATAAGAACATGGCAGCTAACAGAAATTGGGTGGCGATTAAACTAGTCAAGAAGGTTAGGAAGTACCCCAATTTTAAGCATTGTGATGCTGCCACTTACTTCAAGTCAAGGTTTGACTTGACCTTGAACAAGAACTCAATATCAAGGGCCCTCTTTGATGCACGAAATGCTGTGTTCGGGGATGAAAAGGAACAATACAAAATGCTGAGGGATTATGGTCTTACACTTCTCAAGACTAATCCTGGATCAACAGTTGAAATTTGTTGCACTCCCCAACCTGAATCTGATccagtatttgataaaatgtatgTGTGCTTGAGTGGTTGCAAGAGTGGTTTCAAAGCCGGATGCCGACCGTTGATTGGACTGGACGGTTTTTTCTTGAAAACTCAATTTGGTGGACAAATTCTATCAGCAGTGGGCCAGGATGCTAATCACCATATCTACATCATAGCGTGGGCAATTTTTGGCGTAGAAAACAAGGAGAATTGGAAGTGGTTTCTTGAGTTGCTACACCAGGACCTTGGAGACTATAGGCAAAATGGGTGGTGCTTTATCTCTGACATGTAGAAGGTATTCTCTAATTCATGAGTATATTAGAAAATAGTGGATTGTTAGTCATGAGTGGATATAAAAATTGTATGCTTTGTTATATGTTCTATGCGTTGAACATCTATGCTGTTTATTCATCAGGGAATTGTATGCATTGTgtatattattagttatgagtagAGATGAAAATTGTCTGCTGTTTCTATGCTGAATTTTAATAATGAGGATAAGCCCCGATAGATATGATGGACTTATATGAGTATCGTTTCTCAAAAATAGGGACTATTATGTGTAAATTGTTAGAAGTCAGGGACCATTATGTGTAAATTGAGCTAATCATGTGGGTAAGTTACCGCCAGTAATTCACAGTCGTTTGGAGAAAGTGAGAAAAGAGTCAAAACATTGGCACCCAATATGGACAGGTGATACTGGTTATGAGAAATTTGAGGTACATGGTTACCCAGCCAACCATGTTGTTGATCTAGGAAAACACCTTTGCACGTGTCAATTTTGGATGCTGACAGGTGGATTTTATTTTGTCCAAAGTAACATTCATTCATATATTACTACCTAACACTAAGTACTAACTTGATTCATTGCTGTTTCAGATGTAGGAATACCATGTGTGCATGCCTGTGCTGCACTAGCTAGGGTGAACAAAAATCCAGAGGATTTTTGCCACAAACTAGTTACTATGGACTCATATAGGGAGACATATCAGCATCATATTAATCCCATTCCTGGGCAGACTTTCTGGGAGGTTTCAGAATCTCTTAAGCCCCAACCTCCAAAGATTAAGAGGGGGCCAGGTAAGTTACAACAAAAAAGGCGGATAGGTACAGATGAAGCTAAAGGTGGCTCGAAGAAATCCAAACCCACTTCCACCAAGGACAACACAAACCTAAAGAGGCAGCTTGCACCATTCACATGCAGCTACTGTGGGGAAAAAGGACACACAAAGAGGggttgtaaaaagaaaaaaactagcAGATGCTGCTGCAAAAGCCAAAGCTGCTGCTGCTGCACAAGCAAAAGCTGCCGCTAAGAATACAGCTAGAGCTGAAACTAATGTTGTTGAGGATGGTCTGAATGCTGCTCAGAATCTCTTAAGCCCCAACCTCCAAAGATTAAGAGGGGGCCAGGTAAGTTACAACAAAAAAGGCGGATAGGTACAGATGAAGCTAAAGGTGGCTCGAAGAAATCCAAACCCACTTCTACCAAGGACAACACAAACCTAAAGAGGCAGCTTGCACCATTCACATGCAGCTACTGTGGGGAAAAAGGACACACAAAGAGGggttgtaaaaagaaaaaaactagcAGATGCTGCTGCAAAAGCCAAAGCTGCTGCTGCTGCACAAGCAAAAGCTGCTGCTGCTGCACAAGCAAAAGCTGCCGCTAAGAATACAACTAGAGCTGAAACTAATGTTGTTGAAGATGGTCAGAATGCTGCTAAACCTGACCCCAATGCTGAACCTGATCCGAATGCCACTGATGATGCCAATGTTGGTAAAGATGCTCTGGCTGATGATGATGACACTAATGTCCAACCAGTTGAAATTGAGCTTTCTCAACCAATTTACTCTGAACTAGAGGAGTCTCAGCAGGTAATCAACTTATTTTTCATCTAATGACAACTTGTAAATTGTTTAGTGTTATGTAATTATAACTACATCCTCTGATATACTACAATTCTTGTAGGCTGCTGAAGTTTGTACCATCACTAAGTCAAGACCGGATAAGCTCCCACagataataaaaagtaaaataattgtttaaaaatatataaaaaataatatttagtcatattaaaaataaaaaaaatccttataaatatttttttgttattttaaatattatactatgtgtatgaaattatatttttattattttaaatattataataagtgattgtatatatatttttagttCTTATCAATATGTATAGATAGTTctcatttaaaattttaaatatgtttaaaCTAATTTGGATTGGTCAAGTGATAGCTTAGTTGTCCGCTTAAATAAGTATTGAAGGTTCAAATTCTATCTCGTATGTGTAACAATTCATTGTCGGTGAAACTTAAATTCACAAGGAATTAGTCCTTAACTTATTGAGTATCGTAaaaagtcaaaaaaaaaaaactatttgtacctaaattttattatatttttgcccCCACTGCTAAAtttttctgggtccgtcactgcATGCAAGGTGCTAGCTCAAGAACAGCTGCAAGACTTGGCAGTATCCTCAAGTTCATTCCCACTCCGAGATTCAAGGCACCTAGGAAGAAAAATTGAAGACTCTTGCTTGTTGTATTGGGAGTTATTTTGTATAAGACAATTTGAAAGTAATTTTGTATACCATGCTTGTTTGGTTAGGTTTACTTT is from Arachis ipaensis cultivar K30076 chromosome B01, Araip1.1, whole genome shotgun sequence and encodes:
- the LOC107645785 gene encoding uncharacterized protein LOC107645785 produces the protein MDSYRETYQHHINPIPGQTFWEVSESLKPQPPKIKRGPATVGKKDTQRGVVKRKKLADAAAKAKAAAAAQAKAAAKNTARAETNVVEDGLNAAQNLLSPNLQRLRGGQDTQRGVVKRKKLADAAAKAKAAAAAQAKAAAAAQAKAAAKNTTRAETNVVEDGQNAAKPDPNAEPDPNATDDANVGKDALADDDDTNVQPVEIELSQPIYSELEESQQAAEHLLMAL